One region of Opitutaceae bacterium genomic DNA includes:
- a CDS encoding carbon starvation protein A codes for MGVLAWTRNEPVNALWMVIASVCVFAIAYRFHSAWLMAKVLTLDDKRLTPAVVKEDGKDYVSTNRWVVFGHHFAAIAGPGPLVGPVLAAQFGFMPGLLWILIGATLGGAVHDSIILFCSTRRGGKSLGQMVRDEVGPFAGLLALISIVAIMIIILAVLGLVVVRALAESPWGLFTIVATIPIALAMGLGHRFGKLSVALVSIGGVAGLVMAVVGGQWIHGTPLEGILTVEKDKLAIWIMAYGFLASILPVWLLLAPRDYLSTFMKIGAVALLGVAIIIVAPTLKMPAFTKFIDGTGPVFAGAVFPFCFITIACAAVSGFHSIIASGTTPKLISSERDIRVIGYGAMVTEMLVGVIALIAACVMEPGEYFAINIVGEPAAVTAKVTELGFPVSVGQMEALAADVGEKTMVGRAGGAPTFAVGMAHMFAGVVGSKEALALWYHFAIMFEALFILTTIDAGTRVGRFLVQDLLGYVWKPLGRTDSTVGNWLASGSFVLCWGWFLYQGTIDPQGGINSLWPIFGVANQLLAVIALSLGTTVLIKMGRQRYAWVSLLPLAWLLSVTMTAGWQKIFAADPRLGFLSAADKLTAQIAHGGAPEMIAVWKNQLMNQYINVAVTGAFLVLVLLVTATCARQWLLLLSGRHPAVLREEPYVAEIPARA; via the coding sequence ATGGGGGTGCTGGCGTGGACGAGGAATGAACCGGTGAACGCGCTCTGGATGGTGATCGCCTCCGTGTGCGTTTTCGCGATCGCCTACCGGTTTCACTCCGCCTGGCTGATGGCGAAGGTGCTGACCTTGGATGACAAGCGCCTGACACCGGCGGTCGTCAAGGAGGATGGAAAGGACTATGTCAGTACGAACCGATGGGTCGTCTTCGGGCATCACTTTGCTGCGATTGCGGGACCCGGGCCGCTGGTCGGGCCGGTGCTGGCGGCGCAGTTTGGATTCATGCCGGGACTCCTTTGGATTCTCATTGGCGCCACGCTTGGCGGGGCGGTGCACGACTCGATCATACTGTTTTGCTCAACTCGGCGCGGAGGAAAGTCGCTTGGCCAGATGGTGCGTGATGAAGTTGGTCCGTTTGCGGGGCTTCTGGCCCTGATCAGCATTGTGGCGATCATGATCATCATCCTTGCCGTTCTCGGGCTCGTGGTGGTGCGGGCGCTGGCGGAAAGTCCGTGGGGGTTGTTCACCATCGTTGCGACGATTCCCATCGCGCTGGCGATGGGCCTTGGGCATCGCTTTGGGAAGCTGAGCGTGGCTCTCGTGAGCATTGGTGGAGTCGCCGGGCTCGTGATGGCCGTGGTAGGAGGCCAGTGGATTCACGGGACTCCGCTGGAAGGCATTCTCACGGTTGAGAAGGACAAGCTGGCGATCTGGATCATGGCCTATGGCTTTCTCGCGAGCATACTTCCGGTCTGGCTCCTGCTGGCACCGCGCGACTACCTGAGCACGTTCATGAAGATCGGCGCGGTGGCTCTGCTCGGCGTTGCGATCATCATCGTGGCACCGACCCTCAAGATGCCGGCGTTCACGAAATTCATCGATGGCACCGGCCCCGTGTTTGCAGGAGCGGTTTTCCCATTCTGCTTCATCACCATCGCCTGCGCTGCGGTGTCGGGATTTCATTCGATCATCGCTTCGGGCACGACGCCCAAGCTCATCTCCAGCGAACGTGACATTCGGGTCATCGGCTACGGTGCGATGGTGACCGAGATGCTTGTCGGTGTCATCGCCCTGATCGCCGCGTGCGTGATGGAGCCGGGCGAGTATTTTGCGATAAACATCGTGGGTGAGCCGGCGGCGGTGACGGCGAAGGTGACTGAGCTGGGTTTCCCGGTGAGTGTCGGTCAGATGGAGGCATTGGCCGCGGATGTGGGGGAGAAGACGATGGTCGGTCGCGCGGGTGGGGCCCCGACGTTTGCCGTTGGCATGGCCCACATGTTTGCGGGAGTTGTCGGCAGCAAGGAGGCGCTCGCGCTGTGGTATCACTTTGCGATCATGTTCGAGGCGCTGTTCATCCTGACAACGATCGACGCGGGTACAAGGGTGGGCCGGTTTCTTGTGCAGGATCTGCTTGGCTACGTTTGGAAGCCGCTCGGGCGCACGGATTCAACAGTGGGAAACTGGCTCGCAAGCGGGAGCTTTGTCCTGTGCTGGGGATGGTTTCTCTATCAAGGCACGATTGACCCCCAGGGAGGCATCAACTCGCTCTGGCCGATTTTCGGAGTCGCCAACCAGCTCCTGGCTGTGATTGCGCTGTCACTCGGCACAACGGTGCTCATCAAGATGGGCAGGCAGCGGTACGCCTGGGTTTCGCTCCTCCCGCTCGCCTGGCTTCTGTCCGTGACGATGACCGCCGGGTGGCAGAAGATTTTCGCCGCAGATCCGCGCCTCGGATTCCTGAGCGCTGCGGACAAGCTGACCGCGCAGATTGCGCACGGGGGCGCTCCGGAGATGATCGCTGTTTGGAAGAATCAGTTGATGAACCAGTACATCAATGTCGCGGTGACGGGCGCGTTTCTTGTCCTGGTTCTGCTCGTGACGGCAACGTGCGCGCGGCAGTGGCTGCTCCTGCTGAGCGGCCGGCACCCCGCTGTTCTGCGGGAGGAACCCTATGTTGCGGAGATCCCTGCGCGCGCATAG
- a CDS encoding nucleotide exchange factor GrpE: MNENDPSTETTEPKSKPISDTAGAPATSVEGSPAEIQRLETELAEARKSASENYERYLRSMADLENFRKRTIREKDDLRQFAASRVLEDLIPVLDSLGLGLTAAKAPNADIQTVVGGVEMVLTQAKTALAQHGFKEINPVGQVFDPNLHESVSAQPSREVKDGSVISVVRIGYSLNGRVLRPATVVISSGAAGKTMEASS; the protein is encoded by the coding sequence ATGAACGAGAACGACCCGTCGACAGAAACGACCGAGCCGAAGTCCAAGCCAATTTCCGACACTGCTGGAGCCCCAGCGACATCTGTTGAGGGATCGCCTGCGGAGATCCAACGACTCGAAACCGAGCTGGCGGAAGCCCGGAAATCCGCATCGGAGAACTACGAGCGTTACCTGCGATCGATGGCTGACTTGGAGAATTTTCGCAAACGGACGATTCGTGAGAAGGACGATCTTCGGCAGTTTGCTGCATCGCGCGTATTGGAGGACCTCATTCCCGTGCTTGACAGTCTGGGTCTTGGGCTGACTGCGGCAAAGGCACCCAACGCTGACATCCAGACGGTGGTTGGTGGCGTGGAAATGGTGCTGACGCAGGCGAAAACCGCCTTGGCGCAGCATGGTTTCAAGGAAATCAATCCTGTTGGGCAGGTATTTGATCCCAATTTGCATGAGTCGGTCTCCGCTCAACCCAGCAGGGAAGTAAAAGACGGATCGGTAATTTCGGTTGTGCGGATTGGTTACAGTCTCAACGGGCGGGTTTTGCGGCCTGCCACGGTTGTGATTTCCAGCGGTGCGGCGGGGAAAACCATGGAGGCCTCAAGCTAA
- the psd gene encoding phosphatidylserine decarboxylase (Phosphatidylserine decarboxylase is synthesized as a single chain precursor. Generation of the pyruvoyl active site from a Ser is coupled to cleavage of a Gly-Ser bond between the larger (beta) and smaller (alpha chains). It is an integral membrane protein.), translating into MKPEPIRYFNRRTRSVETEAIYGEGWLRWAYENPVGRLATWLIARRWLLSAWFGWRMNRLHSARLVLPFIEKYDLDVDEFAKSAFRFRTFNEFFTRALKPEARPICEPANDRIAVLPADGRHLAFSNVDEADGFYVKGATFSLYGLLQDAGLAATFSGGAMVISRLCPIDYHRFHFPVAGVPDAGRLINGWLYSVSPIALRINIQRLVQNKRRVTVIRDTAFGSVAMIEVGATNVGSIVQAYLDGSRVAKGESKGMFKFGGSCVITLFERGRIRIDDDILGQSREHRETYARMGERLGEAV; encoded by the coding sequence ATGAAGCCGGAGCCCATCCGCTATTTCAATCGACGCACGCGGAGCGTCGAGACGGAGGCCATCTATGGGGAAGGCTGGCTCCGCTGGGCCTATGAGAATCCGGTCGGTCGTCTGGCCACCTGGCTGATCGCGAGGCGGTGGCTGCTGTCCGCATGGTTCGGCTGGCGCATGAACCGGCTTCACAGCGCGCGCCTGGTCCTGCCGTTCATCGAGAAGTATGATCTCGATGTCGATGAGTTCGCAAAGTCGGCCTTCAGGTTTCGCACTTTCAACGAATTTTTCACGCGGGCACTCAAGCCGGAGGCCCGGCCAATTTGCGAGCCGGCCAACGATCGCATCGCGGTGTTGCCCGCGGATGGACGACACCTGGCCTTTTCAAACGTCGATGAGGCGGATGGATTCTACGTCAAGGGGGCGACCTTCTCACTGTATGGCCTCCTCCAGGACGCCGGGCTGGCGGCAACCTTTTCCGGGGGCGCGATGGTCATTTCGCGGCTCTGTCCCATAGACTACCACCGCTTTCATTTCCCGGTCGCAGGTGTGCCGGATGCGGGGCGGCTGATAAACGGCTGGCTGTATTCGGTAAGCCCCATTGCGCTTCGAATCAATATCCAGCGCCTGGTTCAGAACAAGCGGCGGGTCACGGTGATTCGCGACACCGCTTTCGGCAGTGTCGCAATGATCGAGGTGGGTGCGACGAATGTCGGTTCAATTGTGCAGGCCTATCTTGACGGGAGCCGCGTGGCGAAGGGTGAAAGCAAGGGCATGTTCAAGTTCGGAGGCTCCTGCGTGATCACACTGTTTGAACGAGGTCGAATCCGCATCGATGACGACATTCTCGGCCAGAGTCGTGAACATCGGGAAACCTACGCCCGCATGGGGGAGCGTCTGGGCGAAGCGGTCTGA
- a CDS encoding efflux RND transporter periplasmic adaptor subunit, with product MTKRNGLFTLLKILGVLVVVAALGYSLWLRARPVVVAAPVIRELAASAVPGSVTVNAERVVVVRSAFGGLVEKGDLKIGQRLKKGDFLIKLDTRDLELEIVANENALKTAMERRAVGSLIELELENARVDLANAERASKDGAISRQALDRAGGNVRGIERRLAIEKVEAESVIASLKNRLEVLKLRLERMTVTSPTDGQISEVTAFPGDIISGESVVATLISNTRKVEARISEENFSGIKVGDKASIRFLGYGTQLFAGHVAKVLPTADPATQRYIVHLAVDIDPEKLVPGLTGDVSIVVDSHTDALVIPRRALFDGKVFVVNDGTVDLRPVVPGFTNLNQVEVREGLKEGELVLVEQLDTVRAGDKVRVQVETRRGNKP from the coding sequence ATGACCAAGCGAAACGGCCTGTTCACTCTCCTCAAGATTCTTGGCGTCCTCGTCGTTGTCGCCGCCCTGGGATATTCGCTTTGGCTGCGCGCCCGCCCGGTTGTTGTCGCGGCCCCTGTCATCCGCGAACTGGCGGCGAGCGCGGTGCCGGGAAGCGTAACCGTGAATGCGGAGCGGGTGGTTGTGGTGCGCTCCGCCTTTGGCGGACTTGTCGAGAAGGGCGATCTGAAGATCGGGCAGCGTTTGAAAAAGGGTGATTTTCTGATCAAGCTCGACACGCGTGATCTCGAACTGGAGATCGTGGCGAACGAAAACGCGTTGAAAACCGCGATGGAGCGCCGCGCGGTGGGGTCGCTGATCGAGCTTGAACTCGAGAATGCCAGGGTGGATCTGGCCAATGCGGAGCGCGCGAGCAAGGACGGGGCGATTTCCAGGCAGGCGCTCGACCGGGCGGGCGGCAACGTGCGCGGCATTGAGCGCAGGCTGGCCATTGAGAAGGTGGAGGCGGAATCAGTCATAGCCTCCCTCAAGAACCGGCTTGAGGTGTTGAAACTGCGGCTTGAGCGGATGACGGTGACATCCCCCACGGATGGCCAGATATCCGAGGTCACGGCCTTTCCGGGCGACATCATCAGCGGCGAGTCAGTTGTCGCGACCCTGATCTCGAACACCCGGAAGGTTGAAGCCAGGATCAGCGAGGAGAATTTTTCCGGCATCAAGGTTGGAGACAAGGCGTCCATCCGATTCCTGGGATATGGAACCCAGCTCTTCGCCGGCCATGTTGCCAAGGTGCTTCCCACGGCGGATCCCGCGACGCAGCGGTACATTGTCCACCTGGCGGTCGATATTGATCCGGAAAAACTTGTGCCTGGACTGACCGGAGACGTCAGCATCGTGGTTGATTCCCACACCGACGCGCTGGTCATTCCCCGGCGGGCGCTCTTTGACGGCAAGGTGTTCGTTGTGAATGATGGCACGGTTGACCTGCGCCCTGTTGTGCCGGGTTTCACCAATCTGAATCAGGTCGAGGTTCGGGAGGGATTGAAGGAGGGAGAACTCGTCCTGGTCGAGCAGCTCGACACCGTGCGGGCGGGCGACAAGGTCCGTGTTCAGGTCGAAACGCGGCGCGGAAACAAACCCTGA
- a CDS encoding energy transducer TonB, with product MNRDLIIGLSVSAALHGGAFFTGLLFEKNTPVAPGRKEAPVIELIQLPPASPEDEPEIPDSIEDEPEKPSEPAPPMAPEIVSLVKLDNFVQKPQTPPAPGIERPTGSIVIPTGRPGVGNPGARIKELFSLDNLDHAPQARLQAKPSYPFEMRKAGITGEVLVGFIVSSSGDVLDATALKSSSREFESAAVQAVSKWKFKPGRKAGRAVNTRMQIPILFNIADE from the coding sequence ATGAACCGCGACCTCATTATCGGACTCTCCGTTTCCGCCGCACTTCACGGCGGGGCATTCTTCACCGGTCTTCTCTTCGAAAAGAATACACCGGTTGCGCCGGGCAGAAAGGAAGCGCCCGTCATCGAACTCATCCAGTTGCCTCCCGCGTCCCCGGAGGACGAACCTGAGATTCCGGATTCGATAGAGGATGAACCTGAAAAACCTTCCGAGCCAGCTCCACCCATGGCTCCTGAGATTGTCTCCTTGGTCAAATTGGATAACTTTGTCCAAAAGCCCCAGACACCTCCGGCTCCCGGCATTGAGCGCCCTACTGGCAGCATAGTGATTCCCACCGGTCGCCCCGGCGTCGGAAATCCCGGGGCCAGGATCAAGGAGCTCTTCAGCCTGGACAACCTGGACCATGCTCCGCAGGCCCGGTTGCAGGCCAAACCCAGCTATCCTTTCGAGATGCGCAAGGCCGGAATCACTGGAGAGGTACTCGTTGGATTCATCGTCAGCTCGAGTGGAGACGTCCTCGATGCCACCGCACTCAAGTCGTCCAGCCGCGAATTCGAATCCGCCGCTGTGCAGGCGGTCTCAAAATGGAAGTTCAAGCCCGGTCGAAAGGCCGGACGGGCGGTCAACACCCGCATGCAGATTCCCATCCTGTTCAACATCGCCGACGAATAA
- the dnaJ gene encoding molecular chaperone DnaJ, translating to MSKQDYYELLGVSKGASEEDLKKAYRKKAVQYHPDKNPGNKEAEEMFKKISHAYEVLKDPEKRAAYDRFGHAAFEGAGAGGPRGGGGGGFHDPFDIFREVFGGGGGGGVFDEMFGRGSRDGSRDGADLRYDLEISLEEAASGVEKEIAFRKNMVCERCEGSGAEPGSKRATCPTCRGSGQIRRSGGIITFTQTCPTCGGAGTKIEKPCGQCRGEGRVPKTAKINVRIPAGVDTGSRLRSMGNGEAGVAGGGAGDLYIVLSVRDHELFERQGDDLFCEIPIKFTLATLGGGIEVPTLFGKASLKLPAGTQSGTTFRLRGKGMPSLRTRGDQGDQLVRVHVEVPQSLNSEQRKLLEQFALVSGDAENPTARSWFEKAKKFF from the coding sequence ATGTCCAAACAAGATTACTACGAGTTGCTGGGCGTTTCCAAGGGTGCGTCCGAAGAGGACCTGAAGAAGGCGTATCGGAAGAAAGCTGTCCAATATCACCCCGACAAGAACCCCGGCAACAAGGAGGCGGAGGAGATGTTCAAGAAAATATCCCACGCCTACGAGGTGCTCAAGGATCCTGAAAAGCGAGCCGCGTATGATCGTTTCGGCCATGCAGCCTTTGAAGGTGCTGGCGCGGGCGGGCCACGGGGAGGCGGGGGCGGTGGGTTCCATGATCCCTTCGACATCTTTCGCGAGGTGTTCGGGGGCGGGGGAGGAGGCGGCGTTTTCGACGAGATGTTCGGCCGGGGCTCCCGGGACGGCAGTCGCGACGGAGCGGACCTGCGATACGATCTTGAAATTTCGCTCGAGGAGGCCGCGAGCGGCGTGGAAAAGGAAATCGCATTCCGCAAGAACATGGTCTGTGAACGCTGCGAAGGCAGCGGAGCGGAGCCGGGTTCGAAACGCGCCACCTGTCCGACCTGTCGCGGATCCGGTCAGATTCGTCGCAGTGGCGGAATCATTACATTTACGCAGACCTGCCCCACCTGCGGAGGCGCCGGGACGAAGATTGAAAAGCCCTGCGGACAGTGCCGCGGGGAGGGGCGTGTTCCGAAAACGGCCAAGATCAATGTGCGCATTCCCGCGGGCGTGGACACCGGCTCGAGGCTGCGCTCGATGGGCAATGGCGAGGCCGGCGTCGCAGGGGGAGGGGCTGGCGATCTCTACATCGTGCTCTCCGTGCGCGACCACGAGCTGTTTGAGCGGCAGGGCGACGACCTGTTCTGCGAAATTCCCATCAAGTTCACCCTTGCGACGCTCGGTGGCGGCATCGAGGTGCCCACACTTTTCGGGAAGGCCTCGCTAAAACTGCCCGCAGGCACGCAGAGCGGAACGACGTTCCGTCTGAGAGGCAAGGGCATGCCCTCACTGAGAACTCGCGGCGACCAGGGTGACCAGCTCGTGCGCGTGCATGTCGAGGTTCCGCAGTCGCTCAATTCCGAGCAGCGCAAGCTTCTGGAGCAGTTTGCGCTGGTGAGTGGTGACGCTGAGAATCCCACCGCGCGGAGCTGGTTCGAGAAGGCGAAGAAGTTTTTCTGA
- a CDS encoding ABC transporter permease: MSTTFRIALRFLTARRRAMLMSLACIVLGVGLFVVTQSTTTGFEEFFIRTVLGTNGAIRVEDRIQPTIRTIEVNGGGENAGYSIELKDGVRYIEGIEEPELVIKALRQFANVAGISEVVYGSSEIRSSFKADEARVYGINLDDHLSVSDLASQIVRGDLADFRDHPTGLLLGIRLADRLQVQVGDSVLLKAGTELRRYRVSAVYETGIGDIDKVRVFMHMGEARSLLKKATGASFIQVDLFNRERAPEDAGRMQSVLEHSVTSWQQREKTWLDVFRALRISTGITVSVFTLIAGLAMYNTLALIVMEKTKDIAILRSMGYTRQDITRIFLWQAAIVLTIGAILGCGLGWVVTEAVSTMPIRIRGIFTSDHFVVSRSVWHYVSAVGISIGMVMLASLVPARRAARLEPGDVIRGTAQ, translated from the coding sequence ATGTCGACGACGTTTCGCATAGCGCTGCGGTTTCTCACCGCACGGCGTCGGGCGATGCTCATGAGCCTTGCGTGCATCGTTCTGGGCGTCGGCCTCTTTGTCGTCACCCAGTCGACGACAACCGGCTTCGAGGAGTTTTTCATTCGCACAGTGCTTGGGACAAATGGCGCAATCCGGGTTGAGGATCGAATTCAGCCGACGATCCGCACAATCGAGGTCAATGGCGGCGGCGAAAATGCGGGATACTCCATCGAGTTGAAGGACGGTGTGCGGTACATTGAGGGAATCGAGGAGCCCGAACTGGTGATCAAGGCGCTCCGGCAGTTTGCGAATGTCGCGGGGATTTCCGAGGTCGTGTACGGATCATCGGAGATCCGCTCCAGCTTCAAGGCGGACGAGGCGCGGGTTTATGGCATCAATCTTGACGATCACCTCTCCGTGTCGGACCTCGCGAGTCAGATTGTGCGCGGGGATCTTGCGGATTTTCGCGACCACCCAACCGGGCTTCTTCTCGGAATCCGGCTGGCGGACCGGCTCCAGGTGCAGGTTGGCGATTCGGTCCTGCTCAAGGCGGGCACCGAACTGCGGCGCTACAGGGTGTCCGCCGTGTATGAAACGGGGATTGGGGACATCGACAAGGTGCGGGTCTTCATGCACATGGGGGAGGCAAGGTCGCTCCTCAAGAAGGCCACGGGCGCGTCATTCATCCAGGTTGACCTGTTCAATCGCGAGCGCGCACCGGAGGACGCGGGGCGGATGCAGTCGGTGCTGGAGCACAGCGTGACCTCCTGGCAGCAGCGGGAAAAGACCTGGCTTGATGTCTTTCGCGCGCTGCGGATCTCGACCGGAATCACGGTGTCCGTTTTCACCCTCATCGCCGGCCTCGCCATGTACAACACGCTTGCGCTGATTGTCATGGAAAAGACTAAGGACATCGCGATCCTGAGGTCCATGGGATACACGCGGCAGGACATCACTCGCATATTCCTCTGGCAGGCGGCGATTGTGCTGACGATTGGTGCGATCCTGGGTTGCGGACTCGGCTGGGTCGTGACGGAAGCCGTATCGACAATGCCGATACGAATCCGCGGCATATTCACGTCGGATCATTTTGTCGTGTCGCGGTCGGTCTGGCACTACGTGTCCGCGGTGGGCATATCGATCGGCATGGTGATGCTCGCGAGCCTGGTGCCGGCCAGGCGGGCGGCGCGTCTTGAACCCGGGGATGTGATACGCGGCACCGCGCAGTAG
- a CDS encoding ABC transporter ATP-binding protein, producing the protein MASFASNDLVLRCSGLHRHLGQGEGRVHVLRGVSFEARRGQVYAVVGPSGCGKSTLLYLLGLLDRPDEGEIWINGRLMSNTRDEARTAARGEHIGFVFQFHFLLLEFSALENVMMPMRKLGRLTLGQMEDRARALLDAVGLGEKTHRLGTQLSGGEQQRVAVARALANQPEIILADEPTGNLDVKNSAVVFDLMTRLAKENGQAVVLVTHNPEIANRCDHILSMRDGRFLD; encoded by the coding sequence ATGGCATCATTCGCGTCAAACGATCTGGTCCTGCGCTGTTCCGGCCTTCATCGCCACCTTGGGCAGGGTGAGGGAAGGGTGCATGTCCTGCGGGGAGTGTCCTTCGAGGCGCGGCGCGGGCAGGTCTATGCCGTGGTCGGGCCGTCGGGCTGCGGAAAGTCCACGCTGCTTTATCTTCTCGGACTCCTTGATCGGCCGGATGAGGGGGAGATCTGGATCAATGGGCGGCTGATGTCGAATACGCGGGATGAGGCCAGGACCGCGGCGCGGGGAGAGCACATCGGCTTTGTTTTCCAGTTTCACTTTCTGCTGCTCGAGTTTTCCGCCCTCGAAAACGTCATGATGCCGATGCGGAAGCTTGGCAGGCTGACACTTGGGCAGATGGAGGATCGCGCCCGCGCGCTTCTCGACGCAGTGGGGCTTGGTGAGAAGACCCACCGGCTGGGAACGCAGCTTTCCGGTGGCGAACAGCAGCGGGTGGCGGTTGCGCGCGCGCTCGCGAATCAGCCTGAGATAATTCTCGCCGATGAGCCGACTGGAAATCTGGACGTGAAAAATTCGGCCGTCGTGTTTGATCTGATGACGCGACTCGCGAAGGAGAATGGACAGGCAGTTGTGCTGGTGACGCACAATCCTGAAATTGCAAATCGATGTGATCACATTCTTTCGATGCGGGATGGACGTTTCCTCGACTGA
- a CDS encoding DUF1080 domain-containing protein — MSPRPSGLLITFVALMLTCSAAENNKLTPAEKKAGWRLLFDGTSLSGWRVSEEGPSTFSVSHGELIAFGPRSHLFYDGPVQNHDFRNFELKLDVKTFPKANSGVYFHTQWQAKGWPLKGYEIQVNNSHKDPKRTAGVYAIKDNYEAPAKDGEWFTLRIKVQGKRIETFVNDRPISDYTEEEHPERQPSYAGRLIDHGTFAIQGHDPESRVLYRNIKVRPLP, encoded by the coding sequence ATGTCCCCTAGACCATCCGGCCTTCTAATCACGTTTGTCGCACTGATGCTCACATGCTCTGCGGCGGAAAACAACAAGCTGACGCCCGCCGAGAAAAAGGCGGGCTGGCGGTTGTTGTTTGACGGAACATCCCTGTCCGGCTGGAGGGTCTCCGAAGAGGGGCCGTCGACCTTCTCGGTCAGCCATGGCGAGTTGATCGCATTCGGTCCGCGCTCGCATCTCTTCTATGACGGCCCGGTGCAGAATCACGATTTCCGCAATTTTGAGCTCAAGCTGGATGTGAAGACGTTTCCGAAGGCGAATTCAGGCGTCTATTTTCACACCCAGTGGCAGGCGAAGGGCTGGCCGTTGAAGGGCTATGAGATCCAAGTCAACAATTCACACAAGGACCCGAAACGCACGGCGGGAGTCTATGCGATCAAGGACAACTATGAGGCGCCGGCAAAGGACGGCGAGTGGTTCACGCTGAGGATCAAGGTCCAGGGCAAGCGCATTGAAACCTTTGTCAATGACCGCCCGATTTCGGATTACACGGAGGAGGAGCATCCCGAACGCCAGCCCAGTTATGCCGGCCGGCTGATCGATCACGGAACATTTGCGATTCAAGGTCACGATCCGGAGAGCCGGGTTCTCTACCGCAACATCAAGGTTCGCCCGCTGCCTTGA
- a CDS encoding TolC family protein yields MAETLLRTLTTSALRLGAILAFCAVYAQAQAPAASNARAVPVAEVVFPELAPLLQKAMEQSPRSIGSNLEVLIARENIRVARARSLPQAGGNLTYSYARDQRIDRSEPLMADKLAYNFSLTQPIYHWGALKAGTKLSEIAARATENNVAEVRRLLLLEIRAAYLRLVVLKASAAKAAYAHRLALEEEKQVKAQIEAGETPPASILNAETKVKQARLDLDRAEEDCRYARESIERLAGIDSLPNESVPSLIPHIDYPVELVRSMAELHRSDPEQGNFRLAAVQLRLEQEKLNYQIIDKTLRPKVNFVTGAYQDELSYTGSPADRARTQSLYGGINITWNVFDGYSTPAQRRASRLRQRQLEEERDDRRREISESVQSLVRQVDFSARSTALSEVTLDQYNLFVRKKAEDIEFGSSAPSEIDGITIARDGVLIQAMIQRADLMGRLAELLSAIGRDPALVLTMPPPP; encoded by the coding sequence ATGGCTGAAACACTCTTGAGAACCCTGACCACGTCCGCGCTCAGGCTGGGTGCGATTCTTGCGTTTTGCGCAGTGTATGCGCAGGCCCAGGCACCGGCGGCTTCCAACGCCCGGGCAGTGCCCGTGGCGGAGGTTGTGTTTCCCGAGCTTGCGCCGCTGCTGCAGAAGGCGATGGAGCAGTCTCCCCGTTCGATTGGCTCGAATCTCGAGGTGCTGATCGCAAGGGAGAACATACGCGTTGCCCGGGCGAGGAGCCTGCCACAGGCGGGCGGAAATCTCACCTACAGCTATGCGAGGGATCAGCGCATCGACAGGTCCGAACCCCTGATGGCCGACAAGCTGGCCTACAATTTTTCCCTGACACAGCCCATTTACCACTGGGGTGCGCTCAAGGCCGGGACCAAATTGAGCGAGATCGCCGCACGAGCGACCGAGAACAACGTTGCCGAAGTCCGCAGGCTGCTGCTCCTGGAGATTCGCGCGGCCTATCTCAGGCTCGTCGTGCTGAAGGCCTCCGCCGCCAAGGCGGCTTATGCGCATCGTCTGGCGCTGGAGGAGGAGAAACAGGTGAAGGCGCAGATCGAGGCCGGGGAGACTCCACCGGCATCCATTCTCAATGCGGAGACCAAAGTGAAACAGGCGCGGCTCGATCTCGATCGGGCGGAGGAGGATTGTCGCTATGCAAGGGAATCAATCGAACGTCTCGCGGGCATTGACTCCCTGCCCAACGAATCGGTTCCGTCGTTGATCCCGCACATCGATTACCCGGTCGAGCTTGTCAGGTCGATGGCTGAGCTCCATCGGTCGGATCCCGAGCAGGGCAATTTCCGCCTGGCGGCGGTGCAGCTCCGTCTCGAGCAGGAGAAGCTCAACTACCAGATCATCGACAAGACGCTTCGTCCAAAGGTGAATTTTGTCACGGGTGCATACCAGGATGAATTGAGCTATACGGGCAGTCCGGCTGATCGTGCGCGCACACAGTCCCTCTATGGCGGAATCAACATCACTTGGAACGTCTTCGACGGCTATTCGACGCCCGCCCAGCGGCGGGCCTCGCGCCTGCGCCAGCGCCAGTTGGAGGAGGAGCGGGATGATCGCCGCAGGGAGATTTCCGAATCGGTTCAATCCCTGGTGCGGCAGGTAGACTTCTCCGCGCGAAGCACGGCCTTGAGCGAAGTGACGCTGGATCAATACAATCTCTTCGTGAGGAAGAAGGCCGAGGATATTGAGTTTGGCTCGTCGGCTCCCTCGGAAATCGACGGCATCACGATTGCACGGGATGGAGTCCTGATCCAGGCGATGATTCAACGCGCGGATCTGATGGGGCGGCTGGCCGAACTGCTTTCGGCGATCGGCCGTGATCCCGCACTGGTTCTGACTATGCCTCCTCCTCCATGA